In Juglans microcarpa x Juglans regia isolate MS1-56 chromosome 1S, Jm3101_v1.0, whole genome shotgun sequence, the genomic stretch ATATGCAAGTTTCGTttctatataagatatatatatatataagatatatatatatatattcgaatCTGGCAAGCTTTTGCCATCCACAAGAAAAcgaatcatctttttttttttttataagtaaacaagaaAACGAATCGAATACAAACATTATTTGATTGTTTCTACCAATTTTTCTAATCTCTTCTTTcgtttttttctatttatgtaaagagaaatactttaattacaaaaaaattttgtaaaaataaacttacaaacttaTGTGACGGTTTGATGTTATACAcggtacgttagattataaaattatttttattataaagtagatctaacgtattatataaacttttataggtttgtttttataaaatttctttataatcgcttgtataatatagttttataatctaatgtactatattaaatcacataagcttataaatttatttttataaaatttctttgtaatCATAATTACTTCTAGTGTTAAAATTTGGtttatattcatgttcatgtcaccGTACTTACTTGCAGGAACTGACCATTGGACCAAATTACATGTAATagacaaattaaatatttaagcCGACAACTATTAAGtcaattttcagaaattaatttctaattatgctacatacaatatttttgtatactctttatatattttactaatatgacggaactcaaaatttattttatattaaaaaaatatgatacagtcaatcacatcaataaaatatacaaaaaatatacaaaaatgattctacttaaaattttttattaatttgacaCAAAAGTACGGCTGTGCTGCTAACAATATTATGCCctgattatattaataaataaactaaGTATATGTAGCCCAAAAGTGGCAATGAAATTCTCCGGGCACACTATTGTAAAGGCAAATTAATTAACAGACTttttgaaaataacaaattatttctGTCTCCCAATTATACAATCAACCCACCAATTTTTCTACCATTTACTTGACCACAAAAAAGAGGTAAGACTaaagaataatagaaaattatatatactaaaaacaaaaaaaagagtaaagaaaaagaaaagaaaattaattcacACCTAATTTCACTTTTCCGTTTACTGTCACTCAGAAAGTCCATTTCCAGACCTTAATTCTGATATCAACCTTACACTTGGCGTTCGAAGTAGAAGCAGTCACCGCCGTCTTACCAGAAGGAACGGTAGCTTTAATGCCATCACaagaaaccctaattccaaTCTTTGGGGTCTTGATTCCTCCCATCTTGGCCTTCACTTTTGTCTCGAGCTTTATCTTCAATGGCAGACCCTTGTTGCTCTTCATGCCCGTCTTCAAAGTTGCAACAGACTCGCTGTCCAGCTCTCTGCCACTGCTCGTTATAGTAGCCTTCAAAAGGGTTGTGTTCTTTTTGCCATGCACAAAGGAGGGAACAGTTCCGTCGCCAATATTGATATCGTTGGAGAGTATAGAGATGGTGACGGGGTTATAGATGAAAACGAGCTTCTTGTTCGGGTTCTTTGCGTTGATGTTGAGGTCGAGCTTGGAGTTGAGAGTAGAAGAGGAAGTGACGTTGAGGTAGGAGAGTTTGAGGCTGGTGACCGAGAAAGACGGGCGATGGGGGCGGTAAACGACGTAGAATATGGCGCCAGTGATGGCGActaggagaaggagaagaatgaTGGTGAGGGTGAACCAGAGGCAGCAGGAGCACCAGCAGCTACGGCTGTGGCGACGGCGGTGGTGGGGTTGGGGGCGGTAGGCGGGGCGTGTGGTGCCGTATAATTGTGACTTGGTGGCCGGGAAGGTTCCGTTGGCAGCGGGGGCGGTGCCGTTGGTGGCGGGCTTGGAAGAGGGAAAGACCCTGTCTGTCATATTGGTGTATGAGTCTGTACGGgcttgagagagggagagagaagaggggAAGAAATAGGTTGTAATGTTGGGTACTGTAAAAGGGAAGAGTATTTAAAGCTGCTTGCTTTGgttggtagagagagagagagagagagagagagagagagagtaaagacAACTAAAGGTGTCTGGTTTTCTTCGGAGTATGTAAATAAAGGAAGGAGGGTGAGCCGGAGAGGTGAGACTGTGAGAGCTCTTTGTTTTggttcagagagagagagtaatggAGCTTGTTTTGGAGCCCAAGGGGCCAAAAGGTGTTTGTTttgacgagagagagagagagagagagtggaatTAAGGATGTGAACTGTGAAGTGATGAAAGGGTGGGATATGAAATGGTGACAGAGAGACAACAACATGATAACAACAACCAAGGACGACCATCCCACGTTCTTACGGCAGCTTTAATTTGCAACTTGCACAcaatctcatctgtaaaaattaattataaattaatattctatttacaatcttaTAATTTAGATGTATAAATCTATCACctcaattattaatataaatcttattatttatacacAATTAATGAAAAGAACAGCTACCGTCACACAAATGAAAATTCGTACCCCAAAAACAATAGGTCCCATTTGGATTAAAagtttatttcaactcatctaatcattatataattttttaaaattttcatacaaaatataataaataatccatTTAGATTAAGagtttatctcaactcatttaatcattatataatttttaaaaatttttatacaaaatataataaataatttaactttttcaaatcacaaaataataataatattaaaaaacaatattcaaataatattttattcaactttaaatttttatttctatttgaataaaatattattaaaatattattttctaatattatttttatttttagattagaaaaattaaattatttattatattttgtataataatttaaaaaaattagaataatagaATGAGACAAGATAAGATATGTAAACTCTCtcaattcaattatttaattttgggTTTTCCCGATGTTTGGTAATTGACCTAATTCCCAGGTGATCGTGGATCTATACCGACCCTCAACTAACTCAAGATGTCTCCTTCTCACCAGCTTTGGACTCTCTCGCTCGCTCGCTCTCTACGGTACGTCAAATTCACTcggaataatttaattagaaagtGGATGCCGGCCATGTTTTTCATGACCCTAAATTCTTAAAGTCTTGTTCAAATAAATACAGCTTTTAAAtatcttgaaaaataataaagaaatatatagatCCAGTAGTAGTTTATAAGttttgagaatatatatatatatatatatatagttgttgtaaTGTCGATGATCATAAGGTTgacaacaaattaagaaagacTAAAGTCGTGTATAAATAAAATCCCAGCAGTATATAGTACTCTATTTAATTTTCTCTCGATCCATTAATTAAtgaaagtgggaaaaaaaaaaaccagcaaaTGGATTCCTTGCTAAGTGTTAAGAGATTTTCTTGGATCGATGGAAATGCGACGAGAAAGACATAAGCCAAATGAAATAACGACCATGCTTGGTGTTTTGTCTGCttgtaatcatatatatatatatatatatatatatataagtggtcTAGTAGTGGAGGAAGGGAATTAGATCAAATGGTTCAAATTAAGCAATGGAGAAGAATTATATTTTGCGCTAGCTTACCCCAAAGAAGGAGCAGTACTATGGCTAGCGCTCATGTATATCGATATATCTTCTGGGAGTGGGGAGGGCTGGGTGCTCGGGATGAGCTCATGAGCAGTTGATTGAGAGTATGCCTCACAAGGTTAAGTACGGGATATTAATTAATCTTGAGTTCTTTTCTGTTCGCATATATATTGTGgatgcatgctagctagctcgatcactacaagaaatcagactTTTTTCAATGttcaaaatcgtcgcaaatatcCATACTAATCGTTGCAATtgattatttgcagcgatttttaatTCGTTGCATATTCGACGAAATtaaagtgtcattttttatcaatttcaacgATAAGAAAAAAAGTCACAAGAAACTATTATTTTCGGTGATTTTTATCCGCCACAACTGTACAAAAAATCGACGGAAATGGCCTTTCCGTTTATCATTAAAtcattgaaaaaagttaattgCGGCGATATATATCGTCGCAAAAAGTGTTAAAATCGTCGCAATAGTAGTTCTTTTTCCCAGTGATTTCAGTTATTGTCGCGATTTCAGCGCTCTTCCGATATTGTTATGAGGACTGATATTGTTACGAGGACCGAGAGAGTacgaattaaaaaattaattaagtagtCAAAAATGGAACCACAAAATGATGGAAAGTATATATGTCATGTTGAGAAATTTCATGTATGCCATAGATGAAAGGTGGAGAGATCATTGCACATTCATTTGATCCTCTCGTTAATTTTCTCCTAAGCCCACGTGTATGCGTTACTAATTTACCATACGCATACATGCATGCAGGCATGTACGTGTTTGAAAAATGGAACGAGGCAAAAGTGTAGAATTATGAAGaataaagagaaacaaaatttGACAATATGGTGACACTTCCGTAAAGGTATTTGTTCTACAAGTTAGtgataaacaaagaaaattgaGTGAATTGATTTGTACACCAATAActcctatttataggccatcatGCACTGGTTGACAaatgacacaaccttttgactaaattaAAAGGTTGTATCTTTTGACATTTCACTAGTCacacacaaccttttgactaaatcaataggttgtgtctcttgacacttTCTTAACCATCACTATGTAGAGGATGTCATTCCAAAGAGTACACATTTTGATGATCGCACCCCttagaattataaaaagatCATCAATTAGAGAGGTTGAAAGTGCTCCTTGATCTTATTGAGGGTGTGTCAATCCCAACAAAGGATCGAGGCAGACTTAAATGATGCTCACCGGAATAGTAACAACACAGCTTCTAGTAGTCGTGACTGCAGAGAGAGCCGGAGAGAATGcaaagggaaaggaaaaaaaaaatgggtggctTGGAATAAGATTTGTCGTCCTATTGAAGGTGGGTTGGGCATTAAGAATTTTGGAGATATTCAGAGAGCTTTACATGTGAAACTAGCTTGGCGTTTGATTTTGGGTCACTCTTTGTGGACGGATTTTTTTAGAGACAAGTATGTTAGGGGCAATCATTTATCTCTTTTGGTGCCAAATAAGGGTACTCGTCTTTTGAGGTCTATAGTCAATAGCATTCCCGATGTTCTTGATAACTCAAAATGGCTTGTGAGAGAGGATAATATCTTCTTCTGGCATGATAATTGGGAGGAGGGTGATCCTCTTATTGTCCAATTTTCGATGATTAAGCATCCTTTGATTAAGATTAAAAAGTGTCGTATTGAAAATAGTTGGGATGTTCCTCTCTTGGAAAGGCTTGTGGGTCAACAAAAAGCTACTGAATTGTATCAGTTCTTGGCTAGGTGAAAAGAGGGGCAAGATGTTTTAGTTTGGATGAAGGAGAATGATGGAACTTTTAGTACCAAAAGTGCCTGAGATTGTATTAGGGTTTGGACGCCTTCTTTACCTT encodes the following:
- the LOC121247525 gene encoding NDR1/HIN1-like protein 6 produces the protein MTDRVFPSSKPATNGTAPAANGTFPATKSQLYGTTRPAYRPQPHHRRRHSRSCWCSCCLWFTLTIILLLLLVAITGAIFYVVYRPHRPSFSVTSLKLSYLNVTSSSTLNSKLDLNINAKNPNKKLVFIYNPVTISILSNDINIGDGTVPSFVHGKKNTTLLKATITSSGRELDSESVATLKTGMKSNKGLPLKIKLETKVKAKMGGIKTPKIGIRVSCDGIKATVPSGKTAVTASTSNAKCKVDIRIKVWKWTF